From a single Leclercia sp. AS011 genomic region:
- a CDS encoding GNAT family N-acetyltransferase, with the protein MSDHFRDVSPEDADLQPIIEGLFGEYAARYGDYFSKDAEIELTEWYLAPQGLFIVLERDGKIIATGAYKPFDGQTAEIKRIWTDKSLRQQGLAARVVQELERRAVLAGYSQIYLTTGFRQPEAVRLYLSQGYAAQFDLERDPEEYSQPPFDGRLRFTKTLVREAFSKSA; encoded by the coding sequence ATGAGCGACCATTTTCGTGACGTATCGCCGGAGGACGCGGATCTTCAGCCCATCATTGAGGGGCTGTTTGGAGAGTACGCGGCGCGCTACGGCGACTATTTTTCCAAAGATGCCGAGATCGAACTGACCGAGTGGTATCTGGCACCCCAGGGGCTGTTTATTGTGCTGGAGCGCGACGGAAAAATCATCGCCACCGGCGCTTATAAACCCTTCGATGGGCAGACCGCCGAGATCAAACGGATCTGGACCGACAAATCCCTGCGTCAGCAGGGGCTTGCCGCCCGGGTGGTACAGGAGCTGGAGCGCCGGGCGGTACTGGCCGGTTACAGCCAGATCTACCTCACCACCGGCTTCCGTCAGCCGGAAGCGGTGCGGCTCTACCTGAGCCAGGGCTACGCGGCGCAGTTCGACCTTGAGCGCGACCCGGAAGAGTACAGCCAGCCGCCGTTCGACGGGCGGCTGCGCTTCACCAAAACGCTGGTACGCGAAGCGTTCAGTAAATCGGCATGA